In Flavobacterium gelatinilyticum, a genomic segment contains:
- the mce gene encoding methylmalonyl-CoA epimerase codes for MVNKIEHIGIAVKNMEESNVLFEKLLGVPSYKEEIVESEGVLTSFFQTGTNKIELLMATNPESPIAKFLEKKGEGIHHIAFDVDDIEAEIFRLKNEGFVLINEVPKKGADNKLVVFLHPKNTNGVLVELCQEIR; via the coding sequence ATGGTTAATAAAATTGAACATATCGGGATTGCGGTTAAAAACATGGAAGAATCCAATGTTTTATTCGAAAAACTATTAGGCGTTCCGTCTTATAAAGAAGAAATTGTAGAAAGCGAAGGCGTTCTGACGTCTTTTTTTCAAACCGGAACCAATAAAATTGAACTTTTGATGGCCACAAATCCCGAAAGTCCCATTGCAAAATTCTTAGAAAAGAAAGGCGAAGGCATTCATCATATCGCTTTTGATGTTGATGATATCGAAGCCGAGATTTTCCGCTTAAAAAATGAAGGTTTTGTACTGATAAATGAAGTTCCGAAGAAAGGCGCCGATAATAAACTGGTGGTTTTTCTGCATCCGAAGAACACAAATGGCGTTTTGGTCGAACTTTGTCAGGAAATAAGATAA
- a CDS encoding helix-turn-helix domain-containing protein, whose translation MEQKIHQGRNVKRFREMLNIKQEALAYDLGEDWNQKKISMLEQKDVIEDDLLKQISAVLKIPVEAFQNFDEEQAVNVIANTFGNNGIGYQRNDNPIFNPIEQVLKMHEEKIELYERMLKEKEEMMTMLQKLINK comes from the coding sequence ATGGAACAGAAAATACATCAGGGAAGAAACGTAAAACGTTTTAGAGAAATGCTTAACATAAAGCAAGAAGCATTGGCTTATGATTTGGGAGAAGATTGGAATCAGAAGAAAATTTCGATGCTGGAGCAGAAAGATGTAATCGAAGATGATCTTCTGAAACAAATTTCTGCTGTATTAAAGATTCCTGTTGAAGCTTTTCAGAATTTTGATGAAGAGCAGGCGGTAAATGTAATTGCGAATACTTTTGGAAATAATGGTATTGGATATCAGAGAAATGATAATCCTATTTTTAATCCGATAGAGCAAGTTTTAAAAATGCACGAAGAGAAAATTGAGTTGTACGAACGCATGCTGAAAGAGAAAGAAGAAATGATGACAATGCTTCAAAAACTAATAAATAAATGA
- a CDS encoding very short patch repair endonuclease translates to MDNLTPEQRRKNMQAIKSTATKDEVRLAKALWKLGFRYRKNNKKIFGKPDLTFASYKIAIFIDSEFFHGKNWETQQLRIKSNREYWIPKIERNMKRDIEVNEYLLSNNWKVLRFWSKEIQKELESCIEKIRQEIELSK, encoded by the coding sequence ATGGATAATTTAACTCCCGAACAAAGGAGGAAAAATATGCAGGCCATAAAAAGCACTGCTACAAAAGATGAAGTCCGACTTGCAAAAGCTTTGTGGAAATTAGGTTTTCGATACAGGAAAAACAATAAAAAAATATTCGGAAAACCGGACTTGACTTTTGCCAGTTATAAGATTGCTATTTTTATCGACAGCGAATTTTTTCACGGAAAAAATTGGGAAACACAACAGCTTCGGATTAAGTCGAACCGCGAATACTGGATTCCTAAAATCGAACGTAATATGAAACGTGATATCGAAGTCAATGAATATTTACTTTCTAACAATTGGAAAGTTTTACGGTTTTGGAGCAAAGAAATCCAAAAAGAATTAGAATCTTGCATCGAAAAAATTAGACAGGAAATCGAACTTTCAAAATAA
- a CDS encoding restriction endonuclease, producing MFLKTQTNQKIENYTSALKAIGAFSNLFSSSDKPFIQYRAAENAFCKAFDADNLARADVAYDAIIDGYGIGIKTFVLTGNSKTEKVAEFNSLSSELRLLKGFELANKLADFRNERIGFADRIYNTQNRVYHIIGRDKFLIKIFESSYDLIDKASIEIIEETKSSLKFKDALNEYNFNFSKSVLMKRFLVPDDCIEIDIEILEDPINVLLNVTEPGFKNEKLSVNKNKPKSAVSLLRQEELIPLIDYVILPLYSPEAKKKGLEPIVPVKSQLNQWNAGGRKRDPGEVYISIPSKIRNNAPDFFPDKDLPFNLKMPNGENLSAKVCQEGSKALMTNPNKAMADWMLRRVLMLQEGELLTYGKLKEIGYDSVKITKSINEYFIDFAKLDEYESFVEKITENQSRQFKLFL from the coding sequence ATGTTTCTAAAAACTCAAACAAATCAAAAAATCGAAAATTATACAAGCGCTTTAAAAGCAATTGGAGCATTTTCGAATTTGTTTAGTTCTTCAGATAAACCTTTTATTCAGTACCGGGCTGCAGAAAATGCCTTTTGTAAAGCATTTGATGCCGATAATCTGGCGCGCGCCGATGTGGCTTATGATGCCATAATTGACGGTTACGGAATTGGGATTAAAACTTTTGTACTGACCGGAAATTCTAAAACAGAAAAAGTCGCCGAGTTTAATTCGCTCAGTTCAGAATTGCGATTGCTGAAAGGTTTTGAACTGGCAAATAAACTGGCTGATTTTAGAAATGAAAGAATTGGATTTGCAGACCGAATCTATAATACACAAAACAGGGTGTATCATATCATTGGGCGTGATAAGTTTTTGATTAAAATTTTTGAAAGCTCTTATGATTTAATCGATAAAGCGTCAATTGAAATAATTGAAGAAACAAAGAGTTCACTAAAATTCAAAGATGCTTTAAACGAATATAATTTCAACTTTTCTAAAAGTGTTTTAATGAAACGCTTTCTGGTTCCGGACGACTGTATTGAAATTGATATCGAAATTCTCGAAGATCCAATCAATGTGCTTTTAAACGTAACCGAACCTGGATTTAAAAATGAGAAGCTTTCTGTAAATAAAAACAAACCAAAAAGTGCTGTTTCGTTATTGAGACAAGAAGAACTGATTCCGTTAATCGATTATGTAATTCTGCCGCTATATTCTCCCGAAGCCAAAAAGAAAGGATTAGAACCTATTGTACCTGTAAAAAGCCAGCTTAATCAATGGAATGCCGGAGGAAGAAAAAGAGATCCGGGAGAAGTGTATATTTCGATACCGTCAAAAATAAGAAACAACGCTCCGGATTTTTTTCCGGATAAAGATTTGCCTTTTAATCTTAAAATGCCAAATGGCGAAAATCTATCGGCAAAAGTATGTCAGGAAGGAAGTAAAGCTTTAATGACAAATCCCAATAAGGCCATGGCCGACTGGATGCTGCGCAGGGTTTTAATGCTTCAGGAAGGCGAACTCCTAACGTATGGGAAGCTTAAAGAAATAGGGTATGACAGTGTGAAAATAACAAAGTCAATAAATGAATACTTTATTGACTTTGCTAAATTGGATGAATATGAATCTTTTGTTGAAAAAATAACAGAAAATCAAAGCAGGCAGTTTAAGCTTTTTCTTTAG
- the dcm gene encoding DNA (cytosine-5-)-methyltransferase: MKNKYTVGSLYAGVGGICMGFEKAGFELKWANEFDKNACITYKNNFEHNLIEGDVMQLDVSAIEKIDILTGGFPCQPFSVAGYRKGFEDSRGNHFFKILDFIDEMRPKVIFLENVKNLKGHDKGNTMKVIESEIKKRNYTFDSQVLNTKDFGNIPHNRERIFIIAFDKDFIKDDNFEFHFPEKEDLTKSITDLIIEEKVDDKFYYHEDKYMYNMLKESIVNKNRIYQFRRQYVRENKSSVCPTLTANMGTGGHNVPIITTDFGFRKLTPRECFRFQGFPDSFKLPAISNSHLYKQAGNSVSMPVIQRLAAEIAKVIEKAEAKEKKKAKEKA; this comes from the coding sequence ATGAAGAATAAATATACAGTAGGAAGTTTATATGCGGGTGTAGGCGGTATTTGTATGGGTTTTGAAAAAGCCGGTTTTGAGCTTAAATGGGCTAATGAATTTGACAAAAATGCTTGTATAACGTACAAAAACAATTTCGAACATAACCTTATCGAGGGCGATGTAATGCAGCTGGACGTAAGCGCTATTGAAAAAATAGATATCCTGACGGGCGGATTTCCCTGCCAGCCTTTTTCGGTTGCGGGATATCGCAAAGGTTTTGAAGACAGCAGAGGAAACCATTTTTTTAAAATCCTGGATTTTATTGACGAAATGAGACCAAAGGTTATATTTCTAGAGAATGTTAAAAACCTAAAAGGCCACGACAAAGGAAACACCATGAAAGTGATCGAAAGCGAAATCAAAAAAAGAAATTACACTTTTGATAGTCAGGTTTTAAATACCAAAGATTTTGGAAACATTCCGCATAACAGAGAAAGGATTTTTATTATCGCATTTGATAAAGATTTCATCAAAGACGACAATTTTGAATTTCATTTTCCTGAAAAAGAAGATTTAACGAAATCTATTACTGATTTAATTATCGAAGAAAAGGTAGACGACAAATTTTATTATCACGAAGATAAATACATGTACAATATGCTGAAGGAATCTATTGTAAACAAAAATCGTATTTATCAGTTTAGAAGACAATATGTCCGCGAAAATAAATCCAGCGTATGTCCTACTTTAACAGCAAACATGGGCACTGGAGGCCATAATGTTCCTATTATTACAACAGATTTTGGTTTTAGAAAATTAACTCCAAGAGAATGTTTCAGATTTCAGGGTTTTCCGGATAGTTTTAAACTGCCTGCTATTTCAAACTCGCATTTATATAAACAAGCCGGAAATTCGGTAAGTATGCCGGTTATCCAAAGATTAGCTGCCGAAATCGCAAAAGTAATTGAAAAAGCAGAAGCAAAGGAAAAGAAAAAAGCTAAAGAAAAAGCTTAA